One Lottiidibacillus patelloidae genomic region harbors:
- a CDS encoding NUDIX domain-containing protein has translation MRDLTEKTISEQTIYEGKVIDLKVKEVRLPDGKIGKREVLNHPGAVAIVACTKENKLVVVRQFRKALERTIVEIPAGKLEKGEEPLDSAKRELEEETGYTCEKITKISAFYTTPGFSNQIVHVYFTNELSKGTQQTDSDEFVDVMEITIDEALRMIETGEIIDAKTIYAVQYLQLNKG, from the coding sequence ATGAGAGACTTAACAGAAAAAACAATTTCTGAACAAACTATCTATGAAGGAAAAGTTATCGACTTAAAAGTAAAAGAAGTAAGATTGCCGGATGGTAAAATTGGGAAGAGGGAAGTGTTAAATCACCCTGGTGCAGTCGCAATTGTAGCATGTACAAAAGAAAATAAGCTCGTTGTTGTCAGGCAGTTTCGCAAAGCTTTAGAACGGACAATCGTTGAAATACCAGCTGGCAAACTCGAAAAAGGGGAAGAACCTCTAGATTCAGCGAAAAGAGAACTAGAAGAAGAGACAGGGTATACTTGTGAAAAGATAACTAAAATTAGTGCTTTTTATACTACACCTGGTTTTTCAAATCAAATTGTTCATGTTTATTTTACAAATGAATTAAGTAAAGGGACGCAACAGACCGACAGTGACGAATTTGTCGATGTAATGGAAATTACGATCGATGAAGCATTACGGATGATCGAAACTGGAGAAATAATTGATGCAAAAACAATTTATGCTGTACAATATTTGCAATTAAACAAAGGATAG
- a CDS encoding aldo/keto reductase, giving the protein MKKNRLGNSSIHVSEIGLGCMSLGTNFENAKRIIDEAIESGVNFIDTADLYDYGLNEEFVGKTLKNHNRDNIILATKVGNRWEQGQTGWQWDPSPSHIKEAVKQSLKRLQTDYIDLYQLHGGTLEDPIDEIINAFEELKKEGLIKEYGISSIRPNVIKEYVERSNIVSVMMQYSILDRRPEELLDYLAGNNVSVIARGPLAKGLLTEDWEKIIARKFENKTFLSYDQEQLHTQIQQLENSRIDLSMQAIALKYVLAHPAVATAIPGASSLEQFQKNRDALSEPTLEPLQLHEIKRLAKQLKYESHRI; this is encoded by the coding sequence ATGAAGAAAAACAGATTAGGAAACTCCTCTATACATGTTAGTGAAATTGGCTTAGGTTGTATGTCGTTAGGAACTAACTTCGAGAATGCGAAACGGATTATTGATGAGGCAATTGAGAGCGGAGTAAATTTTATTGATACAGCAGATTTATATGATTATGGGTTAAATGAGGAATTTGTGGGTAAGACACTTAAAAATCATAATCGCGATAACATTATTTTAGCTACGAAAGTCGGAAATCGTTGGGAACAGGGACAGACCGGGTGGCAATGGGACCCTTCTCCATCTCATATAAAAGAAGCCGTTAAACAAAGTTTAAAAAGATTACAAACCGATTACATTGACCTTTATCAGCTTCATGGTGGTACGCTTGAAGATCCTATTGATGAAATTATTAACGCTTTTGAAGAATTAAAAAAGGAAGGCCTAATTAAGGAATATGGAATTTCCTCAATAAGGCCTAATGTAATTAAAGAATATGTAGAGCGTTCAAATATCGTTAGCGTCATGATGCAATACAGTATACTTGATCGCCGCCCAGAAGAATTGCTTGACTATTTAGCGGGAAATAATGTGAGTGTAATCGCACGCGGACCTTTAGCGAAGGGACTATTGACAGAAGACTGGGAAAAAATAATCGCACGTAAGTTTGAGAATAAAACATTTTTATCATATGATCAAGAGCAATTACATACTCAGATCCAGCAATTAGAAAATAGTAGGATCGATTTGTCTATGCAAGCTATTGCGTTAAAATATGTTTTAGCACACCCTGCAGTTGCTACAGCAATACCTGGGGCAAGTTCTTTGGAGCAGTTCCAAAAAAATAGAGACGCTTTATCGGAACCTACACTAGAACCACTTCAACTCCATGAAATAAAAAGGCTAGCTAAGCAATTAAAATATGAAAGCCACCGTATATGA
- a CDS encoding histidine phosphatase family protein, producing MLNIYLTRHGETQWNKEKRLQGSKDSKLTDMGISNAIALGERLSNIEFNAIYSSPIERAYQTARYIKSDKKIPIYTLDNLKEINFGDWEGKTQEEIENIEIYKNEYKNFWEKPHIYDHTPHKGEGLAVFKQRVENVLRKISSDNNNGNILIVTHGAVIKAILSFTMNISTEKMWDPPFIHGASLTNFIWDGEHFNFKMIGDTSHFLDELK from the coding sequence ATGCTAAACATTTATCTTACACGACATGGAGAAACCCAATGGAATAAAGAAAAAAGGTTACAAGGGTCAAAGGATTCGAAGCTTACTGATATGGGAATTAGTAATGCAATTGCGTTGGGGGAACGTTTAAGTAATATTGAATTTAATGCAATATACTCAAGTCCTATTGAGAGAGCTTACCAGACTGCAAGGTATATTAAATCAGATAAAAAAATTCCTATTTATACTCTTGATAATTTAAAAGAAATAAATTTTGGTGATTGGGAAGGTAAAACTCAAGAAGAAATAGAAAATATCGAGATTTATAAAAATGAATATAAAAACTTTTGGGAAAAACCTCATATATATGACCACACCCCTCATAAAGGAGAAGGTTTAGCAGTATTTAAACAAAGAGTAGAAAATGTTTTAAGAAAAATTAGTTCGGACAACAATAATGGAAATATATTAATTGTTACACATGGGGCGGTTATTAAAGCTATTTTGTCGTTTACCATGAATATATCAACTGAAAAAATGTGGGATCCACCATTTATTCATGGTGCTAGTCTTACAAATTTTATTTGGGACGGGGAACATTTTAATTTCAAGATGATAGGTGATACATCTCATTTCTTGGACGAGCTTAAATAG
- a CDS encoding endonuclease Q family protein — MNHYFVDLHIHIGRTASGRPVKITGAKTLTLSAILEQSSLHKGMDVIGVIDCHVPEVIFEIEELLNKGRMEELTGGGLRYNNTTLILGSEIEIYDENCKGPIHLLVYVPTLDGMKQLSSWMASHMKNVTLSSQRLYVSAKKLQQVVKELGGLFIPAHVFTPHKSLYGKGVKQSLEEVLNPDLIDAIELGLSSNTEMADHIKELHNYTYVSNSDAHSLPKIGREYQVVAMESPTFNELRLALQERDGRKIVANYGLNPLLGKYHRTSCEKCNTIIEENELSCINCGSKQITKGVFDRLQELRNVDNDTNAKRPPYIHQVPLDFIPKLGPKTLQKLRDYFGTEMKIIHEVPQEALEQVVSKEIATAITKARFGQLSLKSGGAGVYGKVEL, encoded by the coding sequence ATGAACCATTATTTTGTAGATTTACATATCCACATTGGGCGGACTGCTTCAGGACGCCCAGTAAAAATTACTGGAGCGAAAACATTAACGCTTTCCGCAATTTTAGAACAATCTTCTTTGCATAAAGGGATGGATGTTATTGGCGTTATTGATTGTCATGTCCCAGAAGTAATTTTCGAAATCGAGGAACTGCTCAATAAAGGTCGTATGGAAGAATTAACAGGTGGAGGATTAAGATATAATAATACGACATTAATCTTAGGGTCCGAAATAGAAATCTATGATGAAAACTGCAAAGGTCCAATTCACCTTCTCGTCTATGTTCCAACGCTTGATGGAATGAAACAGTTAAGTAGTTGGATGGCAAGCCATATGAAGAACGTCACTTTGAGTTCACAAAGGCTGTACGTTTCTGCTAAAAAACTACAGCAAGTTGTGAAAGAACTTGGAGGCTTATTTATTCCTGCACATGTTTTCACACCGCATAAAAGTTTATATGGAAAAGGCGTAAAACAATCATTAGAAGAGGTCCTAAATCCAGATTTAATAGATGCGATTGAATTGGGCTTAAGTTCAAATACAGAAATGGCAGATCACATTAAAGAGTTACATAACTATACATATGTTTCGAATTCAGACGCGCATTCACTACCGAAAATAGGAAGAGAATATCAAGTAGTAGCGATGGAAAGTCCAACGTTTAATGAGCTAAGGCTCGCTTTGCAGGAACGTGATGGGCGAAAAATTGTTGCTAACTACGGCTTAAATCCACTATTAGGAAAATACCATCGAACAAGCTGTGAAAAGTGTAATACCATTATCGAGGAAAACGAGTTGTCTTGTATAAATTGTGGCTCAAAGCAAATAACAAAAGGTGTTTTTGATCGTTTACAAGAATTGAGAAATGTTGATAATGATACAAATGCTAAGCGGCCACCATACATACACCAAGTACCATTAGATTTCATTCCTAAACTTGGTCCAAAAACATTACAGAAACTTAGGGATTATTTTGGTACAGAAATGAAAATCATTCATGAAGTACCGCAAGAAGCGCTTGAACAAGTAGTATCGAAAGAAATAGCAACTGCCATTACTAAAGCTCGTTTCGGCCAACTTTCTTTAAAGTCTGGTGGAGCGGGTGTATATGGGAAAGTAGAGCTTTAA
- a CDS encoding nucleotide triphosphate diphosphatase NUDT15, whose product MDIKQVFSYYPHLKMHSETTKFRFCPSCASEYNLEDLLHCKYCGYIVYRNPSPGVVVFIEKDNKVLLGKRKGKYGYNKWGFPGGFIEFNEDFLTAAHREVKEETNLNIEISSILNVFTNFISPSLHTIVIVLLAELTSGNMKPNDDLKDLKWYCLDSEMPDMAFESEKYIIDNIDNLKKSTIAIDNSNNKF is encoded by the coding sequence GTGGATATAAAACAAGTTTTTTCTTATTATCCCCATCTAAAGATGCATAGTGAGACTACTAAATTCAGATTCTGCCCTAGTTGTGCGTCGGAATATAACTTAGAAGATTTATTACATTGTAAGTATTGTGGATATATCGTCTATCGTAATCCATCTCCTGGGGTAGTCGTATTTATTGAAAAAGATAATAAGGTGTTACTCGGAAAACGAAAAGGGAAATACGGGTATAACAAATGGGGCTTTCCTGGAGGTTTTATTGAATTTAATGAAGACTTCCTAACTGCTGCACATCGTGAGGTAAAAGAAGAAACCAATCTTAATATAGAAATCAGTTCTATACTTAATGTATTTACAAATTTCATATCACCTAGCTTACATACAATTGTTATCGTGCTATTAGCTGAACTAACATCAGGAAACATGAAACCAAATGATGATTTAAAGGACTTAAAATGGTACTGTCTTGATTCGGAGATGCCAGATATGGCTTTTGAATCTGAAAAATACATAATAGACAATATAGATAACTTAAAGAAAAGCACCATTGCAATAGATAATAGCAATAACAAATTTTAA
- a CDS encoding GerAB/ArcD/ProY family transporter, producing the protein MIKEELGLIGRKELAAMVIISMGAKITDMTPTIIYQDTKNAGWMVPLLSGILFMSLFIIFIKVIEKYPNKGLYELTLEVFGKKIGYTLNLGFFAIIFCALIVDSRSHIDTIGTMYYPSTPIIIIYFIFIGTSFVVARKGLQVIGVVSWLVLPYLIGTLVLLLFLVFKDLQFLRIFPILGPGIDVVAKEAAIKLSIFSDTLFFALFIPLLKRDEKFKTASTIGLVYSIIQLTIFYAVYVALFDVIGIQRLMYPFHETTRFLSVGEYFTNTETFFMALWLVGVMVKFSFYLFIACFMFAKLFSIKQIRPLLLPFATLIIFLGIIPENPVEVGFLLRENLLHIASLYVAMYIVLIWIVSRVRGG; encoded by the coding sequence GTGATTAAAGAAGAACTAGGGTTAATTGGGAGAAAAGAACTTGCGGCAATGGTTATAATTTCTATGGGTGCGAAAATAACAGATATGACACCTACAATCATTTATCAAGATACAAAAAATGCTGGCTGGATGGTGCCTCTTTTATCAGGAATTTTGTTTATGAGTTTATTTATTATCTTTATTAAAGTAATTGAAAAGTATCCTAACAAAGGTTTATATGAGCTAACATTAGAGGTTTTTGGCAAAAAAATAGGATATACACTTAATCTTGGTTTTTTTGCAATCATTTTTTGTGCATTAATAGTTGATAGTAGAAGTCACATTGACACGATAGGAACGATGTATTATCCAAGCACACCAATTATTATTATTTACTTTATTTTTATTGGTACAAGCTTTGTTGTAGCGAGAAAAGGCCTACAAGTGATCGGGGTTGTTTCTTGGCTTGTTTTACCTTATCTAATCGGAACTCTAGTCCTTTTGCTCTTTTTAGTATTTAAAGATTTGCAATTTCTGAGAATTTTCCCCATTTTAGGGCCAGGTATAGATGTCGTAGCTAAAGAGGCTGCGATTAAATTATCAATATTTTCAGATACGTTGTTTTTTGCTTTATTCATTCCGCTATTAAAAAGAGATGAAAAGTTTAAAACAGCATCCACAATTGGCTTAGTATATTCCATAATTCAGCTCACTATATTCTATGCAGTATATGTGGCACTGTTTGATGTAATTGGAATCCAAAGGTTAATGTATCCATTTCATGAAACAACACGCTTTTTATCAGTTGGAGAATACTTTACAAATACAGAAACCTTTTTTATGGCACTATGGCTTGTTGGAGTAATGGTGAAGTTTTCCTTTTACTTATTTATAGCTTGTTTTATGTTTGCGAAGTTATTTTCAATTAAACAAATTCGCCCATTACTATTACCATTTGCTACATTGATCATTTTTTTAGGGATTATTCCAGAAAACCCAGTTGAAGTTGGTTTTCTGTTAAGAGAAAACTTACTTCATATTGCTTCTCTTTATGTCGCTATGTATATTGTTTTGATATGGATAGTATCCCGAGTCAGGGGAGGATGA
- a CDS encoding nitroreductase family protein, whose protein sequence is MDVLTAIKTRRSIPLVKEDAVPKELIETILEAGTWAPCHYRTEPWQFFVLTGIGRKKLGEALADIATEGVTDQVEAENKRLKAEQKPFRAPVIIAVAAKPTINEKVIVKEEFAAVSSAVQNMLLAAHALGLGAIWRTGKPAYHDRMKQLFSLQGQEEIVGFIYIGYPNVKKELKVKRIRYDQKTVWMEE, encoded by the coding sequence ATGGATGTTCTAACAGCAATAAAAACAAGAAGAAGCATTCCTTTAGTAAAAGAGGATGCTGTACCAAAAGAGCTAATTGAAACAATTTTAGAAGCTGGTACATGGGCTCCTTGCCACTACCGGACCGAACCGTGGCAGTTTTTTGTGTTAACTGGCATTGGAAGAAAAAAACTAGGGGAAGCATTAGCTGATATAGCAACCGAGGGTGTTACGGATCAAGTAGAAGCAGAAAATAAGAGATTAAAAGCGGAGCAGAAACCTTTCCGAGCGCCAGTAATCATTGCAGTAGCGGCTAAACCAACAATCAATGAAAAAGTAATAGTGAAAGAAGAATTTGCAGCTGTCAGTAGTGCTGTTCAAAATATGCTGTTAGCTGCACATGCACTAGGGCTTGGAGCAATTTGGCGAACTGGAAAACCAGCATACCACGATCGAATGAAACAGCTGTTTTCTTTACAAGGACAAGAGGAAATCGTAGGATTTATATATATTGGATATCCAAATGTAAAAAAAGAATTAAAAGTTAAAAGAATTCGATATGACCAAAAAACAGTATGGATGGAGGAATAA
- a CDS encoding Ger(x)C family spore germination protein: MVKRIIVIFTLCILCAGCWEKKELEEQAYVVVIGLDKADEKGKIIVTFQISNPQVGSVQKGDAGNESASEIVTFKATDLLTAREIANAFITRDISFNHMRNLVVSEELAKSDMLLRTIYSTLRERQLKRDIRLIVCKEEAKEFIRNNSPTFETRPHKYYQFMIRQVTDMGFSPTSTLHEYFLTAEGDADLFLSILATTKEESGSGDNEDEYKAGQIDKEGGNKTQIMGSAVFKEGKMIGTITAEETRLSYALNNTANILKMLVTYEDPIKKDYRVAARLMKTGETKVKMNLETKTPIIDVEVPFSLELLAIPSLVDYVQNKENQTLLKNSIEASLEKKTMKFIKQFQEEYKGQPFAWSLIARKHFLTLSEYKEYNWMKTFPKAKVNVKFNVDITEFGEELRTPNIPKIKD; the protein is encoded by the coding sequence ATGGTGAAAAGGATAATTGTTATTTTCACTTTGTGTATTTTGTGTGCCGGATGTTGGGAAAAAAAAGAATTGGAAGAGCAAGCTTACGTAGTCGTCATTGGTCTCGACAAAGCAGATGAAAAAGGAAAAATTATTGTCACATTTCAAATTTCAAACCCACAAGTGGGCTCTGTTCAAAAGGGGGATGCTGGCAATGAATCTGCATCTGAAATTGTTACGTTTAAAGCGACAGACTTATTAACCGCTAGAGAAATTGCCAATGCTTTTATCACGCGCGATATTAGTTTTAACCATATGAGAAACCTAGTTGTATCAGAAGAATTAGCAAAGTCTGATATGTTACTTAGAACAATTTATTCTACATTAAGAGAGAGACAATTAAAACGAGATATTCGTCTTATCGTATGTAAGGAAGAAGCGAAAGAATTCATTAGGAATAATTCTCCTACTTTTGAGACACGGCCACATAAATACTATCAGTTTATGATCAGACAAGTAACAGATATGGGCTTTAGTCCAACATCAACACTCCATGAATACTTCTTAACTGCAGAAGGAGATGCCGATTTATTTTTATCCATTCTAGCCACAACAAAAGAGGAATCAGGAAGTGGAGATAATGAAGACGAATACAAAGCAGGTCAAATAGACAAAGAAGGTGGAAATAAAACTCAAATAATGGGTTCTGCTGTGTTTAAAGAAGGGAAGATGATTGGCACAATTACAGCAGAAGAAACGAGGTTAAGCTATGCGCTAAATAACACAGCTAATATTTTGAAAATGTTAGTTACGTATGAAGACCCTATTAAGAAAGACTACCGTGTTGCTGCTCGACTAATGAAAACTGGAGAAACAAAAGTGAAAATGAATTTAGAAACAAAGACACCAATAATAGATGTAGAAGTGCCGTTTTCATTAGAGTTATTAGCCATTCCTAGTTTAGTTGATTATGTACAAAATAAGGAAAATCAGACCTTATTAAAAAATTCTATTGAAGCAAGTTTAGAGAAGAAAACCATGAAATTTATTAAGCAATTCCAAGAAGAGTATAAAGGACAGCCTTTTGCCTGGTCACTTATAGCACGCAAGCATTTTTTAACGTTAAGTGAGTATAAAGAGTACAATTGGATGAAAACATTTCCTAAAGCGAAAGTAAATGTGAAGTTTAATGTTGATATTACAGAGTTTGGAGAAGAATTAAGAACGCCAAACATACCTAAAATAAAGGATTGA